In Anaerolineae bacterium, one DNA window encodes the following:
- a CDS encoding Ldh family oxidoreductase, protein MEEIRPEDIGAIVKAEPLKAFCQEVFMKLGVPEEDAIITADVLVVADLRGIFSHGVARMPRYVNGLKTGMMKARPEIKIVRETAITATIDADAGLGQPVSYRAMKLAIQKALEHGVGLVAVRNSNHYGIAGYYSMMALEHDLIGISSTNADVLVVPTFGRKAMLGTNPISIAVPAGKERPFVLDMATSAVPRGKLEVYERLGKKMPLGWATDEKGLPTDDPSLVLKNLTERRGGGLLPLGGAGEEMGGHKGYGLALAVDIFCGVLSGAAYADLVYPRDAQGRPLPSNIGHFFGALRIDVFRPLDEFKAAMDDLIQRLKESPKAEGQTRIYIHGEKEFEAAERLAREGIPLDKKVVANLKAIAQELGVEFPA, encoded by the coding sequence ATGGAAGAAATAAGGCCCGAAGACATTGGAGCAATTGTAAAGGCCGAACCACTCAAAGCCTTCTGCCAAGAAGTGTTCATGAAGCTTGGCGTTCCTGAAGAAGATGCCATTATAACCGCTGACGTTTTAGTGGTAGCGGATTTAAGGGGTATATTCTCGCACGGTGTCGCTCGGATGCCCCGTTACGTAAATGGTCTCAAAACCGGTATGATGAAAGCCCGGCCTGAAATCAAAATTGTGCGGGAAACAGCCATCACCGCCACTATAGATGCCGATGCTGGACTCGGGCAGCCGGTAAGCTACAGAGCCATGAAGCTGGCAATTCAAAAGGCCCTGGAGCACGGCGTTGGCCTTGTAGCCGTTCGTAATTCCAACCACTATGGTATCGCCGGCTACTACTCTATGATGGCCCTGGAGCACGACCTCATCGGTATATCCTCCACCAATGCGGATGTTCTGGTAGTGCCCACTTTCGGGCGGAAAGCGATGTTGGGGACCAATCCCATAAGTATAGCTGTGCCAGCTGGGAAAGAACGCCCCTTCGTGCTGGACATGGCCACCAGCGCTGTTCCCAGGGGAAAACTGGAAGTTTATGAAAGGCTCGGGAAGAAAATGCCCCTGGGATGGGCTACAGACGAAAAAGGATTGCCTACTGATGATCCCAGCCTTGTCCTCAAAAATCTGACGGAGCGACGAGGAGGCGGGCTCCTTCCTCTTGGGGGCGCAGGGGAGGAAATGGGTGGACACAAAGGGTATGGCCTTGCCCTTGCAGTGGACATATTTTGCGGCGTCCTCTCCGGAGCTGCCTACGCCGACTTAGTTTATCCCAGAGACGCGCAGGGCCGACCTTTACCATCCAACATAGGTCACTTTTTCGGAGCCCTCCGGATCGATGTTTTCAGGCCTTTGGATGAGTTCAAAGCAGCTATGGATGACCTTATCCAGCGCCTCAAGGAATCTCCTAAAGCTGAGGGTCAGACTCGCATTTACATCCATGGAGAAAAAGAGTTTGAAGCCGCCGAACGGCTTGCCCGGGAAGGAATCCCCCTTGACAAGAAAGTGGTGGCGAACCTTAAAGCTATAGCCCAGGAGCTTGGAGTGGAGTTTCCGGCCTGA